The proteins below come from a single Cannabis sativa cultivar Pink pepper isolate KNU-18-1 chromosome 3, ASM2916894v1, whole genome shotgun sequence genomic window:
- the LOC115709918 gene encoding pentatricopeptide repeat-containing protein At5g50280, chloroplastic: MISTHRHSSSQFPVSFFPLKQPIMALTYQQSRFHFPLPFIITRSLNHYCLKPHLFLISKTTTLFSLFAIHSLPPPHSSSPIFLPFLQEEEEEQEVEEEQVVEEELDQEDDDSKDPLRRFFESRTSTQDPQREGKLSLQKNRRSSWHLAADTDFVDETESGSAVEELLEKESLQMGSESLYTSPLAENVVGEILEIAKTLPQHLTLGEALGGFEKRVCGKECVEVLRLMGQERLFMACLYFFEWMGLQEPSLVTSRACSVLFPLLGRAGMGDKLMVFFRNLPKEKEFRDVHVYNAAISGLMSSKRYNDAWKVYEEMEANNVCPDHVTCSIMITIMRKIGRSAKEAWDFFDRMNRKGVKWSPEILGALVKSFCDEGLKSEALIIQIEMAKKGVFPNAIVFNTLMDAFAKSNRVEEAEGLFAEMKTKGIKPTSASFNILMDAYGRRMQPDIVEKLLEEMQELGLEPNAKSYTCLISAYARQKMSDMAADAFLRMKKVGISPTSHTYTALIHAYSVTGWHEKAYIAFENMQKEKLKPSIETYTALLDAFRRAGDTETLMRIWKMMMKEKIEGTRVTFNTLVDGFAKEGCYMEARDVISEFGKIGLQPTVMTYNMLMNAYARGGQHSKMPQLLKEMENLNLKPDSVTYSTMIYAYVRVRDFKRAFYYHKSMVKSGQVPDVKSYEKLRSILDVKAARKNKKDRSAILGIINSKMGMVQARKKGKKDEFWKYKKRHVRTINSTTSSNSDT; the protein is encoded by the exons ATGATATCAACACATAGGCATAGCTCTTCCCAATTCCCTGTTTCATTTTTTCCCCTTAAACAGCCAATTATGGCTCTCACGTATCAACAATCACGATTCCACTTTCCATTACCCTTTATCATCACTCGCAGTCTAAACCATTATTGCCTCAAACCTCACCTCTTTCTCATCTCCAAAACAACTACACTCTTCTCTCTGTTCGCAATTCACTCCCTTCCTCCTCCGCACTCTTCTTCTCCCATTTTCCTCCCGTTTctccaagaagaagaagaagaacaggaAGTAGAAGAAGAACAAGTAGTAGAGGAAGAGTTAGACCAAGAAGATGATGACTCGAAAGACCCACTTCGTAGATTTTTCGAGTCTCGAACTTCGACCCAAGACCCTCAACGAGAGGGCAAACTCTCCCTTCAGAAGAACCGTCGCTCTTCATGGCACCTTGCTGCTGATACCGACTTTGTGGACGAAACCGAATCTGGGTCTGCTGTGGAAGAATTGCTTGAAAAGGAAAGTTTGCAAATGGGGTCGGAGAGTTTGTATACCAGTCCATTAGCTGAGAATGTTGTGGGAGAAATTTTGGAAATTGCGAAGACTTTGCCTCAACATTTGACACTTGGGGAAGCTTTGGGTGGTTTTGAGAAAAGGGTTTGTGGGAAAGAGTGTGTGGAGGTGTTGCGGCTGATGGGTCAGGAGAGGTTGTTCATGGCTTGCTTGTATTTCTTTGAATGGATGGGTTTGCAGGAGCCTTCATTGGTGACTTCTCGGgcttgttctgttttgtttccTTTGCTGGGAAGAGCTGGTATGGGTGATAAGTTAATGGTTTTCTTTAGGAATTTGCCAAAGGAGAAGGAATTCAGGGATGTTCATGTTTATAATGCTGCAATTTCTGGCCTAATGTCTTCTAAAAG GTATAATGATGCATGGAAGGTGTATGAGGAAATGGAAGCCAACAATGTTTGTCCGGATCATGTGACATGTTCGATAATGATTACCATCATGAGAAAAATTGGCCGCAGTGCTAAAGAAGCGTGGGACTTCTTTGATCGAATGAACAGGAAAGGTGTCAAATGGAGTCCAGAAATTTTAGGCGCTCTTGTGAAATCATTCTGTGATGAGGGTCTCAAGAGTGAAGCTCTTATCATCCAAATCGAAATGGCAAAGAAAGGAGTTTTTCCAAATGCCATTGTGTTTAATACCCTAATGGATGCTTTCGCGAAATCTAATCGAGTTGAAGAAGCTGAAGGTCTCTTTGCTGAGATGAAAACAAAAGGGATTAAGCCGACGTCTGCCTCCTTTAACATACTTATGGATGCATATGGTAGACGAATGCAGCCTGATATTGTTGAAAAGCTTTTGGAAGAAATGCAGGAGCTGGGATTGGAACCAAATGCCAAATCTTATACATGTTTGATTAGTGCTTATGCAAGGCAGAAGATGAGTGACATGGCTGCAGATGCCTTTTTAAGGATGAAGAAAGTTGGTATATCTCCAACTTCACATACTTATACAGCCCTTATCCATGCTTATTCAGTCACTGGCTGGCACGAGAAAGCTTATATAGCATTCGAGAATATGCAGAAGGAAAAGTTAAAGCCCTCCATAGAAACTTATACTGCTTTATTGGATGCATTTAGGCGTGCTGGGGATACCGAAACATTGATGAGAATttggaagatgatgatgaaggaAAAGATCGAGGGGACTCGTGTAACGTTCAATACTCTTGTTGATGGATTCGCAAAAGAGGGTTGCTACATGGAAGCAAGAGATGtgatttctgagtttgggaAGATTGGTTTGCAGCCAACGGTGATGACTTATAATATGCTGATGAATGCATATGCAAGAGGAGGACAACACTCAAAGATGCCACAGCTGTTGAAAGAGATGGAAAATCTCAATTTGAAACCAGATTCAGTAACTTATTCAACCATGATCTATGCTTATGTCCGGGTTCGCGATTTCAAGAGAGCGTTTTATTATCATAAGAGCATGGTGAAGAGTGGACAAGTTCCTGATGTCAAGTCTTATGAGAAGCTTAGATCAATTTTGGATGTGAAAGCTGCTAGAAAGAACAAGAAGGATCGAAGCGCCATACTTGGGATAATCAATAGCAAAATGGGCATGGTGCAAGCTAGAAAGAAGGGTAAGAAAGATGAGTTTTGGAAGTACAAGAAAAGGCACGTAAGAACTATAAACTCTACTACTTCTAGTAACAGTGATACATAG
- the LOC115710149 gene encoding probable Ufm1-specific protease isoform X2, with protein MENQDDHRSVRVLCPKLLLHKNQPGLQWLIGSPFFPPLTILSTVKCIHFDHHSSSPDYNQESDDLRTLLLKGFDIVGALIVKNSDIETNAAEAIDSARKLRKLLYGVGALDKKEVLGVVADSDTGEIHFLTSNSENSMGIERVDSVVYEDYPEKYFWERGCLLSCELPIQLPLYYPVHNSSDVKKVFQRATEGVIAKLKDPKIAYIVETTAQISGEIPQPVILRGGQLDFSTDISNFREGAQDSDAKLITCSQFCLNNKSDSSVYSTENADKIQVSILVNSSENTPTVAAPLAQYVPAIEETRLLVVEFKLEVLSYAAKDLPLVSAVSKLIVPGLIDQFNSMKNTILPDLLAKHPQLHSYHFNPPGLLHPVNVIYELNYGETEMKQVEVRKALHLRLGLPLDRPLLRAANALNFFTSHGLKSDSIKKGSTLLKDVHIGIPSSGVSGGTLSLVQGSYEYYHYMHDGFNDSGWGCAYRSLQTIISWFRLQHYTSTEVPSHREIQQSLVDIGDKDPNFVGSREWIGAIELSFVLDKLLGVGCKIINVRSGAELPEKCRELALHFENQGTPIMIGGGVLAYTLLGVDYNEVSGDCAFLILDPHYTGNDERKKIISGGWCGWKKAVDSKGKNFFLHDKFYNLLLPQRPNMV; from the exons ATGGAGAACCAAGACGACCACAGAAGCGTTcgagttttatgccctaagcTCCTTCTCCATAAGAACCAACCTGGCCTTCAATGGCTGATCGGATCCCCATTCTTCCCTCCCCTCACAATACTATCCACCGTCAAATGCATCCACTTTGATCATCATTCCTCTTCCCCGGATTACAATCAAGAATCAG ACGATCTTCGAACCTTGCTGCTGAAAGGATTTGATATCGTTGGAGCTTTGATTGTTAAAAATTCCGATATCGAAACGAATGCTGCCGAGGCTATTGATTCTGCTCGCAAGCTCAGAAAGCTTCTTTATGGCGTTGGAGCATTAGACAAGAAAGAAGTTCTGGGAGTTGTGGCAGATTCAGACACTGGGGAAATTCACTTTTTGACTTCAAATTCGGAAAATTCAATGGGGATTGAACGTGTTGATTCTGTGGTCTATGAGGATTATCCTGAGAAGTATTTTTGGGAGAGAGGTTGCTTGCTAAGCTGTGAACTTCCTATTCAGTTGCCACTCTACTATCCTGTACACAACTCTTCTG ATGTGAAGAAGGTATTCCAGCGTGCAACTGAAGGTGTTATAGCCAAATTAAAAGACCCAAAGATTGCATACATTGTAGAAACAACAGCACAAATTTCCGGTGAAATACCTCAACCTGTCATTCTGCGTGGTGGACAGTTGGACTTTAGTACAGACATCTCAAATTTCAGGGAAGGTGCTCAAGATTCTGATGCAAAGTTGATAACATGTTCGCAGTTCTGTTTGAATAATAAATCTGACTCTTCAGTGTATTCTACTGAG AATGCAGATAAAATCCAAGTAAGCATTCTTGTTAACAGCTCAGAAAATACTCCAACAGTAGCTGCACCGCTTGCACAATATGTTCCAG CAATTGAAGAAACCAGACTTTTGGTTGTGGAATTTAAGCTTGAAGTGCTCAGTTATGCGGCCAAGGATCTTCCACTTGTGTCTGCAGTTTCGAAGTTAATAGTTCCAGGGTTAATTGATCAATTTAATTCAATGAAAAATACTATTTTGCCCGATCTCCTAGCCAAGCATCCTCAG TTGCATTCTTACCACTTTAATCCTCCGGGGCTTCTTCATCCAGTAAATGTTATCTATGAACTTAACTATGGTGAGACAGAAATGAAGCAAG TTGAAGTTAGGAAAGCCCTACACTTGAGGCTGGGTTTACCTCTTGATCGTCCCCTCCTAAGAGCTGCTAATGCTCTGAACTTTTTTACATCTCATGGTCTAAAGAGTGACTCAATAAAGAAAG GTTCTACTTTGCTGAAGGATGTACATATTGGAATTCCAAGTAGTGGTG TTTCAGGAGGCACTTTATCTCTTGTTCAAGGTTCTTACGAATATTACCATTATATGCATGATGGCTTTAATGATTCG GGTTGGGGTTGCGCTTATCGATCTTTACAAACCATCATTTCATGGTTCCGCCTCCAACACTACACATCTACAGAAGTTCCTTCACATAG GGAAATACAGCAATCACTTGTTGATATTGGTGACAAAGATCCTAATTTTGTCGGGTCACGTGAATGGATAGGTGCCATTGAGCTGAGTTTTGTTTTGGACAAACTGTTGGGT GTCGGTTGCAAAATCATAAATGTAAGATCTGGAGCTGAGCTACCTGAGAAATGTCGGGAGCTGGCTTTGCACTTTGAGAATCAAGGAACCCCAATTATGATTG GTGGTGGAGTACTTGCGTATACCCTTCTAGGGGTCGATTACAATGAAGTTAGCGGAGATTGTGCATTTCTTATACTCGATCCTCACTATACGGGCAATGACGAGCGCAAGAAAATCATAAGTGGGGGGTGGTGTGGGTGGAAAAAGGCCGTTGATAGTAAGGGGAAGAATTTCTTCTTACATGATAAgttttataatcttttgctgCCACAAAGGCCTAACATGGTTTGA
- the LOC115710149 gene encoding probable Ufm1-specific protease isoform X1, giving the protein MENQDDHRSVRVLCPKLLLHKNQPGLQWLIGSPFFPPLTILSTVKCIHFDHHSSSPDYNQESDDLRTLLLKGFDIVGALIVKNSDIETNAAEAIDSARKLRKLLYGVGALDKKEVLGVVADSDTGEIHFLTSNSENSMGIERVDSVVYEDYPEKYFWERGCLLSCELPIQLPLYYPVHNSSDVKKVFQRATEGVIAKLKDPKIAYIVETTAQISGEIPQPVILRGGQLDFSTDISNFREGAQDSDAKLITCSQFCLNNKSDSSVYSTENADKIQVSILVNSSENTPTVAAPLAQYVPVCVSAIEETRLLVVEFKLEVLSYAAKDLPLVSAVSKLIVPGLIDQFNSMKNTILPDLLAKHPQLHSYHFNPPGLLHPVNVIYELNYGETEMKQVEVRKALHLRLGLPLDRPLLRAANALNFFTSHGLKSDSIKKGSTLLKDVHIGIPSSGVSGGTLSLVQGSYEYYHYMHDGFNDSGWGCAYRSLQTIISWFRLQHYTSTEVPSHREIQQSLVDIGDKDPNFVGSREWIGAIELSFVLDKLLGVGCKIINVRSGAELPEKCRELALHFENQGTPIMIGGGVLAYTLLGVDYNEVSGDCAFLILDPHYTGNDERKKIISGGWCGWKKAVDSKGKNFFLHDKFYNLLLPQRPNMV; this is encoded by the exons ATGGAGAACCAAGACGACCACAGAAGCGTTcgagttttatgccctaagcTCCTTCTCCATAAGAACCAACCTGGCCTTCAATGGCTGATCGGATCCCCATTCTTCCCTCCCCTCACAATACTATCCACCGTCAAATGCATCCACTTTGATCATCATTCCTCTTCCCCGGATTACAATCAAGAATCAG ACGATCTTCGAACCTTGCTGCTGAAAGGATTTGATATCGTTGGAGCTTTGATTGTTAAAAATTCCGATATCGAAACGAATGCTGCCGAGGCTATTGATTCTGCTCGCAAGCTCAGAAAGCTTCTTTATGGCGTTGGAGCATTAGACAAGAAAGAAGTTCTGGGAGTTGTGGCAGATTCAGACACTGGGGAAATTCACTTTTTGACTTCAAATTCGGAAAATTCAATGGGGATTGAACGTGTTGATTCTGTGGTCTATGAGGATTATCCTGAGAAGTATTTTTGGGAGAGAGGTTGCTTGCTAAGCTGTGAACTTCCTATTCAGTTGCCACTCTACTATCCTGTACACAACTCTTCTG ATGTGAAGAAGGTATTCCAGCGTGCAACTGAAGGTGTTATAGCCAAATTAAAAGACCCAAAGATTGCATACATTGTAGAAACAACAGCACAAATTTCCGGTGAAATACCTCAACCTGTCATTCTGCGTGGTGGACAGTTGGACTTTAGTACAGACATCTCAAATTTCAGGGAAGGTGCTCAAGATTCTGATGCAAAGTTGATAACATGTTCGCAGTTCTGTTTGAATAATAAATCTGACTCTTCAGTGTATTCTACTGAG AATGCAGATAAAATCCAAGTAAGCATTCTTGTTAACAGCTCAGAAAATACTCCAACAGTAGCTGCACCGCTTGCACAATATGTTCCAG TGTGCGTTTCAGCAATTGAAGAAACCAGACTTTTGGTTGTGGAATTTAAGCTTGAAGTGCTCAGTTATGCGGCCAAGGATCTTCCACTTGTGTCTGCAGTTTCGAAGTTAATAGTTCCAGGGTTAATTGATCAATTTAATTCAATGAAAAATACTATTTTGCCCGATCTCCTAGCCAAGCATCCTCAG TTGCATTCTTACCACTTTAATCCTCCGGGGCTTCTTCATCCAGTAAATGTTATCTATGAACTTAACTATGGTGAGACAGAAATGAAGCAAG TTGAAGTTAGGAAAGCCCTACACTTGAGGCTGGGTTTACCTCTTGATCGTCCCCTCCTAAGAGCTGCTAATGCTCTGAACTTTTTTACATCTCATGGTCTAAAGAGTGACTCAATAAAGAAAG GTTCTACTTTGCTGAAGGATGTACATATTGGAATTCCAAGTAGTGGTG TTTCAGGAGGCACTTTATCTCTTGTTCAAGGTTCTTACGAATATTACCATTATATGCATGATGGCTTTAATGATTCG GGTTGGGGTTGCGCTTATCGATCTTTACAAACCATCATTTCATGGTTCCGCCTCCAACACTACACATCTACAGAAGTTCCTTCACATAG GGAAATACAGCAATCACTTGTTGATATTGGTGACAAAGATCCTAATTTTGTCGGGTCACGTGAATGGATAGGTGCCATTGAGCTGAGTTTTGTTTTGGACAAACTGTTGGGT GTCGGTTGCAAAATCATAAATGTAAGATCTGGAGCTGAGCTACCTGAGAAATGTCGGGAGCTGGCTTTGCACTTTGAGAATCAAGGAACCCCAATTATGATTG GTGGTGGAGTACTTGCGTATACCCTTCTAGGGGTCGATTACAATGAAGTTAGCGGAGATTGTGCATTTCTTATACTCGATCCTCACTATACGGGCAATGACGAGCGCAAGAAAATCATAAGTGGGGGGTGGTGTGGGTGGAAAAAGGCCGTTGATAGTAAGGGGAAGAATTTCTTCTTACATGATAAgttttataatcttttgctgCCACAAAGGCCTAACATGGTTTGA
- the LOC115711406 gene encoding mitochondrial import inner membrane translocase subunit TIM17-2, whose amino-acid sequence MGTPETSREPCPDRILDDIGGAFGMGAVGGSAFHFLKGVYNSPQGARLVGGSQAVRMNAPRVGGSFAVWGGLFSAFDCTMVYVRQKEDPWNSIIAGAATGGFLQMRQGFRAASRSAAFGGVLLALIEGAGIMLNKVLSQQQPMPIIIDEPAPNMAGMPGFPPSSQLPGRLQAPEVAAATGSASDSGSGSWFGGWLGGGDKKEQQGASSSGSETKILESFDAPPVPSFEYK is encoded by the coding sequence ATGGGAACTCCAGAGACTTCTAGGGAGCCTTGTCCAGATCGTATCCTCGACGACATCGGCGGCGCCTTCGGCATGGGTGCCGTTGGCGGCTCCGCTTTCCACTTCCTCAAAGGCGTCTACAACTCTCCCCAGGGAGCACGACTCGTTGGCGGCTCTCAAGCCGTGAGGATGAACGCTCCTCGAGTCGGCGGAAGCTTCGCCGTATGGGGTGGTTTATTCTCCGCCTTCGACTGTACCATGGTCTACGTCCGCCAAAAGGAGGATCCTTGGAACTCGATCATAGCCGGCGCCGCCACAGGTGGATTTCTCCAGATGCGTCAGGGTTTCCGCGCGGCTTCTCGATCGGCTGCGTTTGGTGGCGTTTTATTGGCTCTGATCGAAGGAGCTGGGATCATGCTCAATAAAGTCCTTAGTCAACAACAACCAATGCCTATTATAATTGACGAACCAGCTCCTAATATGGCAGGAATGCCTGGGTTTCCTCCTTCAAGCCAGTTACCGGGTCGGTTACAGGCTCCGGAGGTAGCTGCCGCAACCGGGTCTGCTTCggattcgggttcgggttcttGGTTTGGAGGGTGGCTCggtggtggagacaagaaggaGCAGCAAGGAGCGAGTAGTAGTGGAAGCGAAACGAAGATATTGGAGAGCTTTGATGCGCCCCCAGTGCCTAGCTTCGAGTACAAGTAA
- the LOC115708694 gene encoding protein STICHEL-like 2: MDGRRHSVDIPISKTLVALRRVRSLRDPSTISTSKFSALVDNVNWETNSGSGISLRFLDSCQEGGGSGKNHRLRTNNVGKLDGEREEFVDDFNLSYDLGKSKFNLYEFSGPLTIDSGRYCSHRVDHNKSIIPSIDPLEDVDSCNELSIGPLPEEETDHITSERKFQSNNQVKKSYGIVGNGTSPSLSLRDVLSSRTASLFANEDDDAAYNDDPGCGISCCWSGTPRFRESPDLENNPLLCKNVEEISGYDTRCLKYTCNEIVPHSETPRSLSQKFRPKSFSELVGQNVVARSLLGAIIKGRITSLYLFHGPRGTGKTSASRIFAAALNCLSMDENRPCGICRECVMFFSGRSRDVKEVDPVRINRRERIRSLIKKAAIPPVSSRFKIFIFDECHLLHGDTWATVLHSLDNLSQHVIFVMITPDLDKLPRSAFSRSQRYHFPKIKDSDISGRLVNICHEEGLDFDQVALDFIASKSNGSMRDAEMMLDQLSLLGKRITMSLAYELIGIVSDDELLDLLDLAMSSDTSKTVIRARELMRSRIDPMQLTSQLANLIMDVLAGNCEEGCSESRRRFSSRHNSEMDLQKLSHALKILSETEKQLRLSKNQTTWLTVALLQLSSSTECSSEVNDSKLWIDNVHESGENWKHVVSCSCEEKRPHTLRIPEDYRKTLESIWKKASELCQSSSFKNFLLEQGKLSSLVVSQGNAVAELEFCHPNCISKAEKSQKLIANLLRSTLDCNVDIKINLVPCASYKSRHAKVRKTYFRLFSCSRRARKSPSSTECGSDSDYSEYTSERPMISERCTNRPFSDDPCLKIPHKCCHRMDVVRTLGNVQSTRTPPSHGPLEHNPILDLVAAASNEPRYNHEGGVLPFQEPEHHQPNCFARTFRRHRKSRSSDASQMVCITESQQNKLALSIVRKASSETSVTTSDTNNNSNTYTNSSGDENGLRENSETLCWKTPTLHLKKAWRSRHKRENSHLVRWVLPCATAK; encoded by the exons ATGGATGGACGGCGGCATTCGGTTGATATTCCTATTTCAAAGACTCTTGTAGCGTTGAGGAGAGTGAGGTCTCTAAGAGATCCTTCTACTATTTCAACTAGCAAGTTCTCTGCTTTGGTTGATAATGTGAATTGGGAAACTAATTCGGGTTCCGGAATTTCTCTCCGGTTCTTGGATTCTTGCCAAGAAGGTGGTGGTTCTGGTAAAAACCATCGTTTGAGAACTAACAATGTGGGTAAGTTAGATGGAGAAAGAGAGGAATTTGTGGATGATTTCAATTTAAGTTATGATCTTGGGAAATCCAAGTTTAACTTGTATGAGTTTTCGGGTCCATTGACCATCGATAGTGGAAGATATTGCAGCCACCGTGTTGATCATAACAAAAGCATCATACCTTCCATTGATCCCTTGGAAGATGTCGACTCTTGTAACGAGCTTAGCATTGGTCCATTACCAGAAGAAGAAACAGATCACATTACATCAGAAAGAAAATTCCAGAGTAACAATCAAGTGAAAAAATCATATGGGATTGTTGGTAATGGTACAAGTCCATCTCTCTCACTTAGAGATGTCCTTTCAAGCCGCACGGCTTCATTGTTTGCAAATGAAGATGATGATGCTGCATATAATGATGACCCTGGATGTGGTATAAGCTGCTGTTGGTCAGGAACACCAAGATTCCGAGAATCTCCAGACTTAGAAAACAACCCGTTGTTATGCAAGAATGTAGAGGAGATTAGTGGTTATGATACCAGATGCTTGAAATATACTTGCAATGAAATTGTTCCACATTCTGAAACTCCCAGGAGTTTGAGTCAAAAGTTTAGGCCAAAATCTTTTAGTGAATTGGTGGGACAAAATGTTGTAGCAAGGTCTCTATTGGGTGCAATCATTAAAGGAAGAATAACATCGTTGTATCTTTTTCATGGCCCGCGAGGTACTGGCAAGACTTCTGCTTCAAGGATTTTTGCTGCTGCATTGAATTGCCTTTCAATGGATGAGAATAGGCCTTGTGGTATTTGCCGGGAATGTGTAATGTTCTTTTCTGGAAGGAGCAGAGATGTCAAAGAAGTAGACCCCGTAAGAATCAATCGTCGAGAAAGGATTAGATCCTTAATTAAGAAGGCAGCCATCCCTCCAGTCTCTTCAaggtttaaaattttcatttttgatGAGTGTCACTTACTACATGGAGATACATGGGCTACTGTTTTACACAGCTTGGATAATCTTTCACAACATGTAATCTTTGTGATGATTACTCCTGATCTGGATAAGCTTCCCCGGAGTGCATTTTCACGGTCTCAGAGGTACCACTTTCCTAAGATAAAGGATTCTGATATTTCTGGCAGATTAGTAAATATTTGTCATGAAGAGGGTCTTGATTTTGATCAAGTTGCTTTAGACTTTATTGCTTCTAAATCGAATGGTTCAATGAGAGATGCAGAGATGATGCTTGATCAACTGAGTCTGCTGGGTAAAAGGATCACAATGTCTCTAGCATATGAACTA ATTGGCATTGTATCAGATGATGAATTGCTTGATTTGCTAGACTTGGCAATGTCATCAGACACTTCAAAAACAGTGATAAGAGCTAGGGAGCTGATGAGATCAAGAATTGATCCTATGCAACTTACATCACAACTAGCAAATCTCATTATGGATGTTCTTGCGGGTAACTGTGAGGAAGGTTGCTCTGAATCTAGAAGAAGGTTTTCGAGTAGGCATAATT CTGAAATGGACTTGCAAAAACTGAGTCATGCACTGAAAATACTATCCGAGACAGAAAAACAATTGAGGTTGTCGAAAAATCAAACAACATGGCTTACTGTGGCTCTTTTGCAGCTTAGTTCATCTACGGAATGTTCTTCAGAAGTGAACGATTCAAAGTTGTGGATAGATAATGTTCATGAAAGTG gGGAGAACTGGAAGCATGTTGTCAGTTGCTCATGTGAGGAGAAAAGGCCACACACATTAAGAATACCTGAAGATTACAGAAAAACCTTGGAATCCATATGGAAGAAGGCTTCAGAACTATGCCAGTCCAGTTCTTTTAAGAATTTTCTGCTAGAACAAGGGAAACTATCTTCTTTAGTTGTTAGTCAAG GTAATGCGGTAGCTGAGTTGGAGTTCTGTCATCCTAATTGTATATCCAAAGCAGAAAAATCACAGAAGCTGATTGCCAACTTACTTCGGTCTACTTTGGATTGTAATGTAGACATCAAGATTAATCTTGTACCTTGTGCTTCTTATAAGTCAAGGCATGCCAAAGTAAGGAAAACATATTTCAGATTATTTAGTTGTTCCCGAAGAGCTCGTAAGTCACCATCGTCTACTGAATGTGGAAGTGATTCAGACTATTCGGAATACACCTCTGAAAGGCCTATGATAAGTGAAAGATGTACTAATAGGCCTTTCTCTGATGATCCCTGTTTGAAAATTCCACATAAATGTTGTCACAGAATGGATGTAGTAAGAACATTGGGAAATGTGCAAAGCACAAGAACACCCCCCTCTCATGGACCATTAGAACATAACCCGATTCTTGACTTAGTTGCTGCTGCTTCAAATGAACCGAGATACAACCATGAAGGTGGCGTTTTACCTTTTCAAGAACCCGAGCATCATCAGCCAAACTGTTTTGCTAGAACTTTTAGGCGTCATAGAAAGTCACGTTCATCAGATGCCTCTCAAATGGTTTGTATCACTGAATCCCAGCAGAACAAGCTTGCATTGTCTATTGTGAGGAAAGCTTCTTCTGAAACAAGTGTAACCACCAGTGACACAAATAACAACTCTAACACCTATACTAATAGCTCTGGAGATGAGAATGG ATTGAGAGAGAACTCAGAAACCCTTTGTTGGAAAACCCCTACACTTCACCTTAAAAAG GCTTGGCGGTCTAGGCATAAGCGGGAAAACTCGCACTTGGTTAGATGGGTTCTGCCATGCGCCACTGCCAAGTGA